Below is a window of Mobula birostris isolate sMobBir1 chromosome 27, sMobBir1.hap1, whole genome shotgun sequence DNA.
gttatgggtttgtggatggtattaatctggtatttcttcaggaacctggtgatccttccatggagatatagggaagacaggcggtAGCGATGGGTTCCTCCTCAACATCAGGTTTCCCGGTTTTCCCATCAGCCCTTTGAAAGGCCCAattcatttcctttgcctttgtgGCCGTTCTGTAGGAACGTCAATTCTGTGCCGCactaatggcttttgggaccgcctggtgGAGGAAGTTATTGAAATAACACTAGAgaataagaattttaacaaagacgaagatcTCACTCTAAGTAGGAACTgggattcgattgtaaacaaggtggggcagcagaaacctgattggttgaggactaaccaatcaggagggatggacgatggggctataaataccaccggactagacatgcctaagCATCatgcctgatgaagatggcagagcttgtcatcgaaacattggcTAAAATCATTGCAGATACGCCCGGAAAgcatgagatttttttttcaccaggcaaagtcatttgattccaaacaaatggtttattgatccttacggaatgtccctctggtgcttcccacttcctcccctctccccttcccctttcccaaccataattcgcctctccctgcccccttcccactctcagagacccatatcagaatcaggtttatcatcgctcgCATATGttatgcaatttgtttttttttgcagcagtacagtgcaatacataaaattattacaataCTGAGTGTGACCATCATGCTTACATATGTTCATTCACTGTAATTGTCTCGATTTACTCTTTGTGTGCATTGAATGTGTGTTTACTTAACGCCCTCTTTCTATGTCCCAGTGAGGCACTGTCtgcctttgtgtgtgtgtgtgtgtgtgtgtgtgtgcacgctaAGGTGGGAGTAAAAGAGACAGAGAATCTCTAGTCTTGGGGTCTCGGTCATGTTAGTTGCTCTAATGTTTGACGTCAGCATGTGTGGGCTGCCCTCCCATCACATCCCTAGATGTGTGGTTTGTTAAAGCAAATGACGTACTTCACTGGATGttacaatgtacatgtgatacatAAATCTGGATCTGATCTGATCCTCCATCTCCATAGCTCTCACACCGTTTCTTTCTCCCTGCATTTTATCTCCCTTCTCTATGTCCAGATGACCAGAGTATAAAATGCAAGAGTTCTGAAAAAAAAGTTTACACAGGTTTACAaactataattttatatacagacAGTTATGAATTTGAAATGGCTACATACAGGGATttctgtggcaaaaaaaaagctttgATTACTGGTAATGTGAACTCAACACTGATCATCAAATTCTAATTGTACCTTGCTGGAACTTGGTGAGGTAtatattattatctaaatgggattTCTACAACAAATGCTATTCTTTAAAGACTTTCTCTTTAAATAAGTCTGCATGGTTTTAAAAATTTTGTtatactttgatttttttttcttctaaatCCTCAACAAATAAAACAAACTGAAATTTTATACCACGTCTTCACGTTTTCTCCATCAAAATGTCCATTTTGCTAGGCTTCTTCTCTGCCGTGCTTGAGAGCAGCTTCTTTCTCGTGGTGAAAGGGCTCAGCCACTCCTGCAACGACATCTTCCTCATTCAGAATTCCATTAAAGAGTTGGGAATCTTGGTGTTGTTCCTTCCCGCACGCCTGGCAGCTGCAGTGTAGAATCTTCTCTACTAGCTTGTCCACCCTGGGTATTGCCTCGTTGCCAGGACATTCTAACTTGACCTGTAATTGACATTTTTAGGTTGATTCTTTGAGGGGTTACCGTTTAGATAGCCAGTTGGCAGTCAGAACTCACAGTGTGAGAAAAATAAAAGATCTGCAAACGCTTAAAGCTGGTGGTGCTGTCATGTTCTCAAACCTGTAATTCGACCTTTGCTGGTATTGTCAATTCAGCATTATTTTTGTTCTACTTCAGTTTGCATTACTATACTTTTCCCTTCCCATTGTTTTGCACCCATCACTGTACTAATTGTACCTATTATCtccatgtcgactgtttactctgagCTTCACGCAGGCAAGCAGCTTGGTGTATAAACAAAAAACTCATCTGAATGTGAATCAGaaaggaaaacagaaaatgctggaaatgttcagcaggtcagatagtatCTGTGGGAGAAGCACAGAGTTAAGTTTCAGGTCCAAGATGCAAGGTTCCTAACTCTGCCTCGCCTTCATCTTGTCTTCCAACTCCGTAGTTTAGCAGTTaacgcaatgctttacagcaccagctctCACTGATCAGGCTTCAATTCCCGATGCTGCCTATAAGAGGTTCATACGTTCTTCCCTCTAGGAGCTgcagtttccccccacattcctgGGATGTACAGTTAGGGGTTAGTATGGTGtagggcatgctctgttggtgctggTAGTATGGTGTCACTTGGGGTCTGCCCAGCACAATtcccactgatttgatttgatgcaaatgacccatttcactgaatgtttcaatgttttgatgtgcgCGTGAGAGAAGCAAAGCCTGTCTTTATcttgtatttctttctctttccacagatgctgcctgccctgccgaTTGTTTCCGGCATTTTTTGATTTAATCACAAGGTGAGAGCTTACACAGGATGGAAAAGAAGAATGAGCAAAGTTAATCAGGATGTGAAAGTTAGCATCCTCAGTCTTGGGTTTTAATAGGCTGCAGGTCACTTGAGGATGGATAGGTGAGTTTAAACATTCCGGACAAGAACTTCAGAGTTGGAGCCAATTCTTTACTTCAGAACAGTGAGCATGTAGGAGGGAGTATGAGATGGTAAGAACAGTATTTCAGGAAAAGCACCGCAAGAAAGGTGGGTGATCTCCTGGTTAGACTGTGAAATAAGATGGAGAAGGATGAGAAAGCCTGTGGTGCAGAAAATGTGATTGTGCAGATGTAGTTGAAAAGATGATTAGCTTGCGTGTACTCACACAGAGTGTCTGTTCACATTTAGACAGGGAGGCTGTGTGTACAAAGATGGGATGGTGACATAGAAGAGGACAAAGTTGTTACTTACAATTTCCCACATGGACTGGGCCGGCATGCAGGAGTCACAGTGAACCAGGGATTCAGTTGACTGTGGAAAGGTGTTGGGAACACTGTAGCTGAAACACTGGCCGAGGCATGCTCTGAGGAAAAAACATAACATTTCATATGATTGCACCATTTAAATTGTTCTTGTAAAGCACTTCTTTTTGGCTGAGATAAAATTGGATTAATCAAATCATTTTCAAGTAAGCCGGCCATCCAAGCTGAAGTCCCAGTTCATCACGAATAAAGCCCTGCCAcctctgagcacatctacaagctgTGCTGTtgaaagaaagcagcatccatcatcaaggacccccaccatccaggccaggctctccactcaacaagacacacaaaatgctgttggaactcagcaggaGCTCCTGCGCTTTCTTCCGGGCAGAagactgtgtgtgttgcttcaatgtccaacacctgcagatcttctcatcttcatgctttcttctcactgatgccattgggaaggaagtacaggagtctcaggtcccgcaccagcaggttcaggaacagttgttaccccttagccatcaggctcttgaaccggaggggctaacttcactcaccccaaccctGAACCTACTCCACACACTatagattcattttcaaggactctacaactcacgttctcattaTTTAGTACTTCTTTTtccttattttgtatttgcattatttgttgtattttgcacattgcttgtttgtccatctttgttgtgtgcaATTTATCATTgagtctattgtgtttctttttacttactgtgaatgcccacaagaaaatgaatctcagggtagcagatGGTGACATATAATATATGTACtcataacaaatttactttgaattcgaTGCTTTTTGTTTATACTGTCCAGTTTCCATCTCAACACTTCCAGTGCTCCCCAAAGATGGTGACTTTGTGGCATGATGCCCGCAGGTGCCAGGTGCCCTCCAGTACTCAATCAGGGCACACTCTTTATGAGTGAGTCTCTAGAAGTAGTGTTAGCTGACAGTGTTACATTGGTGCATAGAATATATTTGTAGTGAATGAGACAGACACAGGCATTAAAACGAAATTACAATGACGTGAGATGGTTTCTTGTAATAAATCTTCACATTAGCAACAAGACCATGAATTCCCTTTGAATTGTTGTGATATTCTTCTTTAATCTTTTACAAGTATTCAGATGTTGAAGTTCCAGGGGAGACTGGAGTCCCACAGTTGTCTTAGTAAGCAGTGATGTGTTCATTCACACCTCAAGTAAGAAAAAGGAAAGCAAGTGGTGTTTGCTGCACGATCAGCCACGCAAGAAGCAGGCACATCACGTCTGTCACCATGGAAGCAGCCAGTCGGAAACTCAAAGCCTTCAGAGATCCACTGCCACCCAGCCCAAGAGCCACAATCAGCAGGAACAGGTTCTTAACTGGCTTCCACCTCTCAGCCTTAGCTACCATCTGGCTGGAGTATCTTAAGCTCAGGAACAGCCCCGACCCTTTCAAAGAGAAATGCACAACAGATTTTAACTAGGGTCTACAACTTTAGTGTGTAACACCACCATACACATTTCCCTCTCCCCGCCACATGAATGGATCAAGGTCAAAAATAAGAAGCCTCACATGCTGACTTCCTGCACTGAGGTTACAGGAAGCCAAAGTGAATTACTTATCCTGGGTAACTTATGGTCCTTAATCCCTCAAAAATCATTTGCGATATCCATAACATATAATTCCGAGAAGTTATTAGCATGAGAGCTTTCAGGAACAAGAGCTCTTGGATCTAACATTCCTCAATTTTCGATGTGACCTCATTTTCTGCAGATCTTCTTGAACACATTATACCGCCTGCTGTGATAATTTCCACCAAAGAGCAGTTCTACAACTGGACTCCTCTTTGGATTACCTCCCTCTTCACTGACTGAGGATGGGGACGTGTATAATCAACTCCCAGGAAATGTATGTTAACCATATCCATCAGTTTGAGGGAGAGCgggattttaaaaaatctgtggGAGCAAATTGAGGAATACAAGTTTTTttagagagagtggtgagtacatggagtggtggtggaggcagatacatttgggacactaaagaaacttttagataggcacataggaggaaatgtgggagggaagagttagattgatcttggagttggttaaaaCTTTGGCATGACATCGTAGGTCAAAGGGCATGTACTGTGATGTTCTATATATGGAAAATCATAGTTCCCAGGTTGCGATGGCTGAACCTTCCGTCAGTCAGAAATCGGTTTTCTACAGTAACCCACGCCATATCACTCCACAAACACCTGCTATAATTCTTCTATTTCATTCAATAAACACCCTAACTTGAATAAGCTTTGCTATTGTTGCATGCCGGGGCAGGGCTGGGGAAGATGCTTTGGTGCTACTTGTGCACGAGGGGGGGGGGTGCTTTGGAGTTCTAAAGTTTTcttgttgttcattctttgaggttcttcttctgtttcgaggatgtctgtgaatagtaagaatttcaggttgtatactgtgtacattttCTGATATCGAATGGAACCACTGAACACGACCCATAATTAAATTAATGGAATATATACTCTGAACAAACACCATGAAGTATTTTATGATTATAGTTAGTactattataattactaaaatgTATGAGAGAATTTATGGAAGTTGGATTTCCATAAGTCAGGTTATTTGCAACCCACCGAGCCCAGTATATGATGTTTTCTGAACAATGGAGAGGGTTTACCAATTCTGAGCATTCTTCTGTTTTCCGCcattttcatttaaataaatgttattttaatttaaatacaCTGCAAGGTTAGTCTAGCATTCTGCTTTTCATGCCTACCTGTTCTTGATGGACTTTGACTCACATCCGGTGTGGCCAACTATCTGGGTGATGTTCTTTGCTTCACACCAGGCACTCTTATCGGGAAACAGAGCCAGTTTATTGATGGGAGGTGGTGCTGCCACAACTAGAGATGGGAGCAGGATGCCCAACACGAACCAAACCATTATGGTCAAATGTTCCACCATGGCCCTAGAGAAAGCAAAATGCCGATTAGCAATGAATGACCACCTCAAGGATTTGATCAACCCATAGGTACTCTATATCCATCCAAGGAGCAGGAAGTGAATGAGAGAGACCCATGGACGCTCCTCAACAGTTTTCTGtggtctttctctctcttttctcctcctcctcctcctcattatAAATCAGGAATTGACTCTTCTCAGTTTCGAGGTTATTCCAACAtcatacacacaaaatacagttTACTGTTGGGAATCTATGAACATGTCAGGCCATGTAAATAGGGAAAGAGAAAGACTGAGCCAATGTCCCAGATGGATGAAATGCACCACAACTCGTCAGAAGGAGCAAGTTTCTGAAACCTCAATGTTGAGTCAACAACGTCAGACCAAAGACGATGAGCTGTTGCTCGTTTAAACATCTGGACTTATTGCAACTGTGCAAGAAACCGCAGACAGGCCAGAGCGGGAGTAGAACGAGGAATTGCAGGTAACAGGAAGCTGAGGGTCGGGCGAGTGGACGCAAGACCAGTTCATGGCCAAGAGGTTACCCAGTCTGTGTTTGGTTTCTCTGGAGTCATGGATACCACAGGATGAGCAGTTTCCTAGCTCAGAGGAAATACAAGTGAATCACTAGCTCACCTGGGGGGAGGGAGTGTTTGGgctcctggatggtgggagggggaaaaagggcagatgctgcatgacttttTCAACTAAGAAGGAATAGGCTAAGGAATTGAGGAAGGCAATGGTCTCTTTGAAGTGCAGCATAGAGGGGGAGGGAACGATGTGTCTGTTGGCAACACCTCACTGAAGATGTCAGAAATTGGACAGGATTATCCATTGGATGCAGGGGCTGGTGGGGTGGGAGGTAGGAAGGGTTCAGCTACACTTGTTTTCTCCAGGGACATAGTTTCAGAAAAAGGAGTTGCCTATTAAGATGAAGTAGAGGATGAATTATTTAGAGAGTTACGAATGTTTGGAATTGCTTGCCCTAGAGATCAGATgttgccaagtcattgaatatgttCAGAGCTGGGATAGACAGGATTTTGGAGTATAGGAGAACTGAAAGACAATCTGCAACAGGCAGGAAAGTTGAGATAAGGCCAAAATCATGTCAGCTATGAGTTTACTGAGTGGTGAAGCAAGCTGAGGGAGACGTATGACTTGGTCATGTTCCGGTTTCCTATGTGActtgttgaatttttttttcatatgGGCTCAATTAAGTCTTAAGTGTTTGAAACTGGTCAACACACAAACAGAGAGTgcagtggggagagggagaggtcaaAGCTTTGGCTCTCTGTTGAGGCAAGTTTTAAAAGTTTGCATGCCCCCGAGTGCACGGCAGGGCTGCAGGCATCACAGCTCCAGTAGCCTGGGTTCCTTCCTGACATCGGACACTgcccatgtggagtttgcaggttctcccacacccctccccctcctcctcccccaccctgccTTATCGCATTTCCTTCCAAATCCCAACGACAAGCAGTTTGGTAAGTTAACGGACCACGGGACAATGCCCGCAGTGTGTAGGAGCGAGTTGTAGAGCTGCGGGAGAGTTCGTAGCAGTGAGAACAAAATAAAATGGTAAAGTGCAAATGGAACCTTGGCGCtaggtgcagactcaatgggccgaagggcctgtttctgagctgtatgactccatgataTGATGTGCAACTTTGCCATTGAACCCGCACAATTTCTACAATTGCACGTATAGCTACCACTCAATAAAACATCTAATTGTAGGaccagctgagaggatcataggggcctCTCTACCACCCAttgggatatttatcaggagtgcagCATTTGCAGGACAGGGCCCTtaatattattaaggatcccacccatccatccagcatcctctttgactttctaccatcaggcaggaggctccGATGCATCAAAACAtgaacagtcaggatgagaaacagtttcttctctcaagctattaggcttctgaactccctgcagcATCGTATTCAAAGCGTCACTGTTTAATCTGTTCCCCACCTTGTGATATTTAACATTAATGCACTTAAGTTTGTTTTTTATGTGTGATTAATCTGTGGATTTTAtctttaccttcataagttatcgtttgttatgtgtactactgtgctttaaaccctggttcgaagaaatgttgtcttgtttctatatacatcaCATGGTTATATCCATTATATACAAGTATATAgttaatgacaataaacttgatttgattcaGGTCCACTTGCAGAGTGGTGTAGATGTCGAACCTGAGAGAATATACACTCAAGAAGTTACATTTTAAACATATCCTTGCCTGATTCTTACTGTTCACTTTGAATTAGGTGGCTTGACCTTATTCTGTTCACTTTCCAATCAATGGGTCCCATGCTTCTCTTCAGTTGAGTAAGTTGCCAACTTAATCTGCTGTGGGGCATTAGTTTAAAGTTTGACGTTGTTCTGCAAATGGCAAGGTTTCTGGAGCCCAGAATGGAACACTGAAATTCTTTCACTTGCCAGCACCCTTTGCAAATGGTGAAAGATACCCCCTCCATTCACTAACCAAGACAAAATAATCTCCAAAGTCATTGTTACCAAATCTAGATCAATCAACAGTGCTTTTTTTTGGTGAAGATTCATGTAGAACATCTGTACGATATTTCTAGTGGtgggtaagtctaggaccagaggtcacagcctcagaatagaagaacgtgcccttcagaacagaggtgaggagaaatttctttagccagtgggtggtgaatctgtggaattcattggcacaatgGTTCTGGAcgccaagtcaatgggtgtatttaaagcaggggttgataggtttttgattagtaaagtGCCAAAGGGAGAAAGCTTGAGAATGGGgtatgagggataataaattggccataaTTGAATAGTGGAGAAGCCTCGATGGCTAAACAGCCTAATTAagttcctatgtcttacagtctaacATATACAGACTTATTTCACATCCCCCATCTCAAAATCTGCTCAACATAGCTCTTTAGTTGACCTCTCAAGATACATCGTCCAATGGCAGACCATGGGTCAATCACAGTACAAACACCTGAACCAAGATTTGTCCTCCCATTTTCCTTTGTCTCATCTTAAAATGGAAGCCATGTAAAAGACACATTCCAGAGAGGGTGAATATTGGAAAGAAATTGACAAGGGGAGTGAAGAGGAGCAGACAAGTTGAACCAGTACAGTAACGTGAAGAAGATCAGGGTGGGTTCAATAGTTATCTTGCTCTTGACGTGGGCACAGACTCATGGAAATATAATCAACTGGAGAACTCCACATCATGGAGAAGGATTACATGAAGGAAAAGAGAACTAATTTGACACAAAAAACATaaaaagagggagagggaattccataatagttgaaagaaaaacaaaatacaatATTACCAACATAGAAAGTCTACAGgtgctgtaaatccaaagcaaaacacataaatgcaggaggaactcagcaggtcaggtagcacctgtggaaatgaatagagagttagttttgggctgggacccttcttcaggactgaggaggagggggggaagatgccagaataaaaagatggggggaggcaATGTTCCCCCTAAGGTATGTACATGTGCACATGCAcccatcttttgctactagttcacaaaggaatttaaactgtgcacaaaaggttgtcaccctctatctCATTGACATGTTTAGTATATTTCATGATtctacacaatcacatttctttttctaatttctggTGTGGACaatgttgacaacgtggagttggCAATGATTTGTCTGCTGATTTTAGAACTaccttatttatactgtttttaattGAAGGAATTATTTATTCACAATGTCAAATTCCATAGAAGCAAAAGGCGTGAAGCGCAAAATAACTGCTAGctcatttaaagcagaatggcttaatgaaacagtagaaactgccacactgaaagctcatgaggtcaggaacgtgcaactacgggaaatatttatgtacaatacagaaactggtgttacctgtgtacATTGTTGCGATGTAAAAGtagctggagaatttgcaagtgggaggaagtggagtgatatttggaaacatgactttttaaagcatcatttagcaaggaAATCacatatggaaggtgtgcaaaagtTCTGGCAAGAAAATTCTTCATTACCCACTACAGACCAGCAacgtatgttttgtgagagtgccaATGAATGAGAGCaaaaacaatcaaacccagagatcaaagttcttattgacagcgttttgctagctgttagaatgaatacctctatatataaaattcagtgcacacatgttgttgtcactggacaaaaaattgcacagcgcaagatttttgcacacactggtcattacaaattagagggaacattggggggggggaagaggctggttggaaggtgataggtgaagccaggtgggtgggaaaggtcaaggaaaATGTTACCATTCATATTCCATTGCTAACTCAATTATTCAGATATTAGGGAAATTGACTGTGTGATGTGTTTGTTTGTTGTTCCTCCCTACGCCTCGTGGTgcatcgggcagcaaccttgttgttctgttttgttagctcaacccagcatggacggaaagcgtgcaaggagctggccagatctGAACCTGGGACCACTGGCCTCGAAGTCCGTTGGTGACACCACTACACTAGTGGCCGGCCATAGTGTGTTTCTGTTACCACTTCATTAGCTAACTTGATCAAACTGACTAAAGACTCTCGTAAGTAGAGTGAGCCACAACTAAAAATGGCTCTATTAACTGCCAGCATTCTCCAGGCTCAGCCAGCTCACCAGGGGAGGAGCtgagagaagggagaagggaagc
It encodes the following:
- the nbl1 gene encoding neuroblastoma suppressor of tumorigenicity 1 isoform X1 is translated as MLVPNSRAMVEHLTIMVWFVLGILLPSLVVAAPPPINKLALFPDKSAWCEAKNITQIVGHTGCESKSIKNRACLGQCFSYSVPNTFPQSTESLVHCDSCMPAQSMWEIVKLECPGNEAIPRVDKLVEKILHCSCQACGKEQHQDSQLFNGILNEEDVVAGVAEPFHHEKEAALKHGREEA
- the nbl1 gene encoding neuroblastoma suppressor of tumorigenicity 1 isoform X2, whose product is MVEHLTIMVWFVLGILLPSLVVAAPPPINKLALFPDKSAWCEAKNITQIVGHTGCESKSIKNRACLGQCFSYSVPNTFPQSTESLVHCDSCMPAQSMWEIVKLECPGNEAIPRVDKLVEKILHCSCQACGKEQHQDSQLFNGILNEEDVVAGVAEPFHHEKEAALKHGREEA